A window of Adhaeribacter arboris genomic DNA:
CAGGTAATTCTTCGGCGGTAATAATTTCGACTAAGCCGGTTTTCTCCCAGAGTTGACGCCACCATTTAATCGAATGAATAAAGTACCAGTAATTTTGAAAATCTTTGCGTAAGAAAAGCGGAACTTCTTGTAAAGTAGTAATTTCGCGGGTAAAGCACACATCGGCAATAGCTAAATAACCGCCGGGTTTTATAAACTTACAAATATAAGGCAAGTATTTTTCGTCGGTGCCAAAGTAAGTATAAGCATCTACCACTATTACGGCATCAAAATATTCTTCCGGAAAGGGCAATTCACGGGCATTACCCTGGAGAGGAAATACCGTATCGGTTACGCCCGCTTCCTGCAAGCGTTCTAAATTTTCGGTAGGAGCAATTGCTTCATCCACGGCCCACACCCGTACGCCGTATTCTTTCGCCAGAAAAATAGAACTAATGGCTTTGCCGCACCCTAAATCCAATAAGCGCATACCTGATTTTAAAGGTACTAGTGCGGTAAGACTTTCCAGGTTAAACAACACATTTTCGCCCATGGAGTGCTGCCGAACCCATTGCGGATCGTAGCGGGCAGAGCGAGGAAAAGTGGAATATAATTTATTTTTGCTGATAGCCATACTTTAGTTTATAGACCACAGTCGATGGTCTATGGTCCATAGTCTACGGAAAGAATTACAGTATGGATGAATCGTAAAACTTTTCATTAAGCATAAAAGACGTATTTGCGAATCAATTTTTCTATCTCGCTCTAAGTATTTTGAGTACCATATGGACTGTCGACCATGGACTATCAACCATCGACCATCGA
This region includes:
- a CDS encoding SAM-dependent methyltransferase; protein product: MAISKNKLYSTFPRSARYDPQWVRQHSMGENVLFNLESLTALVPLKSGMRLLDLGCGKAISSIFLAKEYGVRVWAVDEAIAPTENLERLQEAGVTDTVFPLQGNARELPFPEEYFDAVIVVDAYTYFGTDEKYLPYICKFIKPGGYLAIADVCFTREITTLQEVPLFLRKDFQNYWYFIHSIKWWRQLWEKTGLVEIITAEELPAADLIRQEYIRDYQGKQHKDPFARALAADTEGLITFFRLIARRTEKNAYLQTYKPKTKS